The following nucleotide sequence is from Allocatelliglobosispora scoriae.
GTTCGACCAACCACCGCGTGGCCTGCCACTTCGCCGAAGAGCTCCTCGACGCGTAACACCCAAGATCGCCGCAACTCTTGAAGAGTTGCGGCGATCTTGCGTCCCGTTACGTTTTGCAGCAAAACGTGGCTTCGCGGCGTGACATGACCACGCTTTGCTGCAAAACGTAACCAGGACCGCGATCCGGGTCAGGCGGGCTGGATCAGTTGGGGGACACCCCGGCGGGCTCGGTCCAGATAGGCGTGCTCGATCGTGGAGCGCACCGCGGCCGGGTCGCCGCTGATCTGGTCGGGGGCGAAGCGCAGCGTCTGCGCGCCGAGATCGGCGAAGGCCTGCCGCTGCTGGAGATGCATGTGCCAGTCCTCCGGGGACTCGATCTGCAGCGCGATCGCGACATCGCCGATCCACGCAGTCGGCGTCGGCAGCCGATCACCGTGCGGTCCGATCAGCCGCGGATGCCAGGCGATCGGCGGCAGCACCGAGGAGCGGGAGCAGAGTTCGCGCAGCTCGGCCTCGGGCGCCGACCGCACGCCGGCCGAGATCTCGTCGAGCGCCTGCCGCAGCCGCAGGCTCCCGCGCCGAGGGCCCTCGCGCAGTTCGGTCGCGATCGCGTCGACCCCGGCCAGCCCCGTCTGCACGGCCTCGGCGACGAGCGCGCGAGCCTCGCGCAGCCCGATCCCGAGCCGCGCCGTGTCCGCGACGGCGCGGGCAGCGCCGGCGACCGCCATCCGGCCGATGGTCACGGCATGGGCGCACAACCGGCCGGTACGCGAGACGACGGCGAACCGCGCCGACGCGACCCGCCGGTGATCCGGTATGAGCACGTGAACGTGTTCGTGAGCGGGGACGGATCGAAATCCGTGCAGGTGGAGTGCCACGGGGCCCGTCAGCTGGGAATCCTCCCCGGCGTAGAGTAGGCCCGCGAAGGCCCGCTCCTCGGGGGTGAGCCGCCCGTTGTGGGTGGCGTAGACCGAGGGCAGCACGGCCTGCCAGTGGCCCTTCTCCAGCTTCCAGCGGAGCGCCGCGTCGGTGAGCATGCTGCCGACGACCTGATCCCGGCGGACCAGGCCGTATTGAAGCTCGGTGAGCCCGCTGAGGTCGGGCCGGGAGGCTTGCCGCGGCATGCGGCCACTGTGCCGGAGTGTGATTACTCTCCGCGACCCCCTGTGGATAACGATTCGAGATCGATGAACCAAATCCGCTGCTAGAACAACGTGAACCTTCCGTCCATTCTTTGATAACGGAATGGTAACGACCCTTGACGATGACGGTGAGTAACGGAGATCGTTGCCGAGTCGCAGGTCACACCCCGTCCGGCGATGTGAACCACTACACACCGTGACAGGAGGGCCTCGTGGCTGACCCCACCACGAAGGCGATCGAGGGACGTTCCCTCGGCAGGATCGCGTGGACCAGGTTGAAGCGCGACAAGGTCGCACTCACCGGCGGCGCGGTCGTGCTCTTCCTGATCGTGGTCGCCGTCCTCGCCTACCCGATCGCGGCGATCTTCGGCCACCCGATCGACGAGATGCACGGCGATCTGATCGACCCCAACCTGGGCGGCCTGCCCAAGGGCGAGTGGGGCGGCATGTCCTGGGACTACCTCCTGGGCGTCGAGCCGGGCCACGGCCGCGACGTCTTCAGCCGGGTCGTCGTCGGTGCGCAGGTCTCCCTGCTCATCGCGTTCGTCGCCACGGTCGTCTCCACGGTGCTGGGCGTGACGCTCGGTCTGCTCGCCGGATACAAGGGCGGCTGGATCGACACCGTGCTCAGCCGGGTGATGGACTACTTCCTCGCCTTCCCGACGCTGCTGCTCTCCATCGCGCTCATCGTCGTGATGCCGCGCAAGTTCCTCGGGCTCAGCGGCACGTGGCTGAACATGGCCGTCATCGTCCTGATCATCGGTGGCTTCTCCTGGCCGTATATCGGGCGCATCGTCCGCGGGCAGGTCCTGTCCCTCAAGGAGCGGGAGTTCGTCGAGGCGTCCAAGAGCCTCGGTGCCCGTACGCCGTACATCGTCTTCCGGGAGCTGCTGCCCAACCTCGTGGCGCCGATCCTGGTCTACGCCACCCTGGCGATCCCGACCAACATGCTCTTCGAGGCGGCGCTCTCCTTCCTCGGCGTCGGTGTGCAGCCGCCCAAGCCGAGCTGGGGCCAGATGATCTCGGACGCGATCAACTACTACGAGTTCGATCCGCTCTACCTGATCGTCCCCGGCGGCGCGCTCTTCATCACGGTCCTCGCCTTCAACCTCTTCGGCGACGGCCTGCGCGACGCGCTGGACCCCAAGGCCAATTAACCGGCTCGAAGTTGGAATCGATTCCAACCGCTCCAGCCTGCTCTTTTCACAGACAACCGCCAAAGTCGGCGGGGGTTCCACAGCTCCACAGCAACACCCCTCTAAGAAAGAAGGAAGCACGTGGCTAAGAAGAAGGTGCTGGTGACCGTTGTTGCGGTCGGCCTCGCGCTGGGTCTTGCCGCTTGCGGTGGCAAGACGGACGACACGAAGACCGCGAACGCGGGCGCGTCGGCTTTCAACGCCGCCAATGGCAGCGTCGTCAACCCCTCGGACGTCAAGGGCGGCACGCTCAAGCTGGCCAACTCGTCCGACGCTGACTCGTGGGACCCCGCCCGCGCTTACTACGCCTGGGTCTGGGACATGAACCGGCTCTACAGCCGCACCCTCATGACCTACGACGCGAAGGCCGGCAAGGACGGCCTCGGCCTCGTGCCCGACCTCGCCGCCAAGGCCCCCGAGATCTCCGCCGACGGCAAGACCTACACCTTCACGCTGAAGGACGGCGTGAAGTTCGAGGACGGCACGGCGATCACCAGCAAGGACATCAAGTACGGCATCGAGCGCACCTTCGCTCAGGACGTCCTCTCGGGCGGCCCGACCTACCTGATCGACTTCCTGGACCAGGGACAGGGCTACAAGGGTCCCTACAAGGACACCGACCCCAACAAGCTGGGCCTCAAGTCGGTTCAGACCCCGGACGACAAGACGATCGTCTTCACGCTGAAGGAGGCCTTCGGCGACTTCCAGTACCTGCTCGCCATGGCCGCCGCGGCGCCCGTGCCGCAGAAGGCCGACACCGGCGACAAGTACGGCAGCAAGCCGGTCTCCTCGGGCCCCTACAAGTTCGAGTCCTACGAGCCCGGCAAGTCGGTCAAGTTCGTCCGCAACACCGCGTGGGACCCGGCGACCGACACGGTCCGCAAGGCCCTGCCGGACGCGATCGACCTGACGCTGGGCCTCGACCCGGCTGAGATCGACAACCGCCTCCTGAGCGGCGCGATCGACATCGACACCGGCCAGACCGGTGTCCAGGCGGCCGCCCAGGCGAAGATCATGCTGGACAAGGACCTGAAGGCCAACGCCGACGCGCCCAACACCGGCTTCATCCGCTACATCGCGCTCAGCAACAACGTGGCGCCGTTCGACAACGAGCACTGCCGCAAGGCCGTGCAGTACGCGACGGACAAGGTCGCTCTGCAGACCGACCGTGGCGGCGCGGACGCCGGTGGCGACATCGCGACCAACATGCTCCCGCCGAACATCGCCGGTCACGTGGACTCCTACGACCCGTACAACACCAAGTCGGGCAAGCCGCAGATCGAGAAGGCCAAGGAGGAGCTCGCGCTCTGTGGCAAGCCGAACGGCTTCGACACGATCATCGCGGTCCGCAACAAGGGCAAGGAGCCCAA
It contains:
- a CDS encoding ABC transporter permease produces the protein MADPTTKAIEGRSLGRIAWTRLKRDKVALTGGAVVLFLIVVAVLAYPIAAIFGHPIDEMHGDLIDPNLGGLPKGEWGGMSWDYLLGVEPGHGRDVFSRVVVGAQVSLLIAFVATVVSTVLGVTLGLLAGYKGGWIDTVLSRVMDYFLAFPTLLLSIALIVVMPRKFLGLSGTWLNMAVIVLIIGGFSWPYIGRIVRGQVLSLKEREFVEASKSLGARTPYIVFRELLPNLVAPILVYATLAIPTNMLFEAALSFLGVGVQPPKPSWGQMISDAINYYEFDPLYLIVPGGALFITVLAFNLFGDGLRDALDPKAN
- a CDS encoding ABC transporter substrate-binding protein, with product MAKKKVLVTVVAVGLALGLAACGGKTDDTKTANAGASAFNAANGSVVNPSDVKGGTLKLANSSDADSWDPARAYYAWVWDMNRLYSRTLMTYDAKAGKDGLGLVPDLAAKAPEISADGKTYTFTLKDGVKFEDGTAITSKDIKYGIERTFAQDVLSGGPTYLIDFLDQGQGYKGPYKDTDPNKLGLKSVQTPDDKTIVFTLKEAFGDFQYLLAMAAAAPVPQKADTGDKYGSKPVSSGPYKFESYEPGKSVKFVRNTAWDPATDTVRKALPDAIDLTLGLDPAEIDNRLLSGAIDIDTGQTGVQAAAQAKIMLDKDLKANADAPNTGFIRYIALSNNVAPFDNEHCRKAVQYATDKVALQTDRGGADAGGDIATNMLPPNIAGHVDSYDPYNTKSGKPQIEKAKEELALCGKPNGFDTIIAVRNKGKEPKTAESLQAALKAVGINATIEKHEAAVYYKSVVGSPDNVHKKGYGIIFSGWGADWNTGYGYLRALVDGRAILANGNNNFAEINSPEINSLIDQVTAEPDATKQAALWTKINEKVMENAGLIPFVYDKALNYRGKRLTNVYVHEAFGMVDFGSLGIAQ